The Desulfobacterales bacterium sequence GCGCAAGACGCGCTCACCGCCTTGTCCGACGATCGAGAGCTTTTGCAAAAAAGCTTTCTACTGACACCCGATCATCAACTGGAACACGTCCTGCATTCGGAAAACAGCCGGTGGTCCGTCAAGCAGGCGCTTTTGACACAAACCAAAGGCCTTCGAATCACCGGCAATGTGGACCGGCTCGTGGGCGACATTCTGGCCGGCTGCGACGGCAGCCGCCCCTTAATCGATCTTGTAACGGAGTTATCCGGCCACCTGCGAGTAGACGCCGAGAAAATTATTCCGTCTTGCCTCAATGTCATTAAAAAATTGCTGGAAAACGGGTTTTTATCCGCTAACACACGCAGTTCTGCGTAGAAGCAAAGGAAAGCGACATGTCACACAGAGGTGACTTTTACATACGAAGATGACTTTTCGTTTGACGAATCGAGGGGGCAGTCAAAACCGGTTCAGGCCTCGCTACCGGCAAGGCCACTGCGGAACTGTTTGTAAAGGAAGGCGGCTGTGCCGTGGTGATTCGTGATATCCGGCCTCAGGGGTAGACCCGGACAGCCCTGTCACACTGCTTGGGGATGGAGGAATCAGGTTATGACGGTTAAAATAGCTTTGTTCTTCGCCGCCTTGTTTTTTTGCGCGGAAAGCCATTCCGCGGAAAACTTTGCCATTAAAAAAGAAGAGATGATCCAGCAGCAATTAATCGCCAGGGGCATCAAGGACACGCGGGTTATCATGGCAATGCGCAAGGTGGACAGGCACCTGTTTGTTCCGCTTGTTCACAGGCATCTTTCTTATGCGGACCATCCTTTGCCGATTGGCGAAGGGCAGACCATCTCCCAACCCTATATCGTTGCGCTTATGACCGAATTACTGGAATTGAAAGGCAACGAGAAGGTGCTGGAAATCGGAACAGGCTCAGGGTATCAGGCGGCAATTCTGTCGGAAACGGCGAGAAAGGTTTATACGATCGAGCTGTCGGAACCCCTGGCGAACCGCTCACGAAAATTGCTAACACAATTGGGCTATACAAACGTGCAAGTTAAACATGGGGACGGATTCATCGGATGGCCCGAATATGCGCCTTATGATGCCGTAATTGTCACTTGTGCGCCCGAGAAAGTTCCCCCTGCGTTGGTTGAACAACTGGCCGAAGGCGGAAAGCTGGTGATCCCCGTTGGGACGCATTGGCAGGAACTCAAGCTACTAAGCAAAACTAAGGGCAAGGTTGAGGCCCGAAACGTGGTTTCCGTCAGATTTGTGCCGATGCTAAGGGAGACAAACTCCAAACCACAGTAAAATTGCTGCATCGATCTGAAAACATTTAAATGATGTTGCCAGCCTGCAATTCCACTTTTTCTGAGACAAGCGAATCAAATGTCCATCGAAGGATAGATTGAATACGGACAAATCAAATGGGTGAAACAATTGGGACGGCATCGAATGAGGTTTGATTTCAGAACCGTTGGGGATGTGAAAATGCAAGTCACACCTGTCCCGCATCCATACCGTGGCGGAAAGTAGATGGATCCCTATACCAGCTTTAAAAAGCTCAAACAAAGCGAGCGCCGGGACACCGACTACCACATTGAGCGGCGTATCGGAAGCTCCGGCATCGCCATTTTGAGCATTCACGGCGGCGAAATCGAGCCCGGAACGACCCGCATCGCAGACGCTATTGCAGGAGCAGGGCACTCTTTCTACTCTTTCGAGGGAATCAAGAGCGGGGGGAATCTCGCCCTGCATATCACCAGTACGTGTTTCGACGAACCCTCCGCCATGGAGATCGTCTGCCAATCGGATATCATCGTCTCCATTCACGGCAGCGCCCGAAAGGAACCGGTGGTCCATCTGGGGGGGCTGGATGTCGAACTAAAGAATCGGATTCGGGACAAACTCCGCGATGCAGGGTTTCAAATCACCGAGTGCTCGGGGCCGCCCTTTGGCGGAGCGGATCATGCCAACATCTGCAACTTGTGCGGTCGCGGCATGGGTGTTCAAATGGAAATCAGCCGCGGCCTGCGTTCCCTTATGTTCCGGGATCTAACACCTGAGGGAAGAAAACACCAGA is a genomic window containing:
- a CDS encoding protein-L-isoaspartate(D-aspartate) O-methyltransferase, with translation MTVKIALFFAALFFCAESHSAENFAIKKEEMIQQQLIARGIKDTRVIMAMRKVDRHLFVPLVHRHLSYADHPLPIGEGQTISQPYIVALMTELLELKGNEKVLEIGTGSGYQAAILSETARKVYTIELSEPLANRSRKLLTQLGYTNVQVKHGDGFIGWPEYAPYDAVIVTCAPEKVPPALVEQLAEGGKLVIPVGTHWQELKLLSKTKGKVEARNVVSVRFVPMLRETNSKPQ
- a CDS encoding poly-gamma-glutamate hydrolase family protein, with the translated sequence MDPYTSFKKLKQSERRDTDYHIERRIGSSGIAILSIHGGEIEPGTTRIADAIAGAGHSFYSFEGIKSGGNLALHITSTCFDEPSAMEIVCQSDIIVSIHGSARKEPVVHLGGLDVELKNRIRDKLRDAGFQITECSGPPFGGADHANICNLCGRGMGVQMEISRGLRSLMFRDLTPEGRKHQTKLFAEFTQAVREALEPFAAIYAETHPLDGTD